From the Paramormyrops kingsleyae isolate MSU_618 chromosome 7, PKINGS_0.4, whole genome shotgun sequence genome, one window contains:
- the LOC111847069 gene encoding rho-related BTB domain-containing protein 2-like isoform X1, which produces MWVNSGTVGRAFSMDIDSDYERPNVETIKCVVVGDNAAGKTRLICARACNATLTQYQLLATHVPTVWAIDQYRVCQEVLERSRDVVDEVSVSLRLWDTFGDHHKDRRFAYGRSDVVVLCFSLANPNSLHHVRTMWFPEIKHFCPRTPIILVGCQLDLRYADLDAVNRARRPLAKPIKPTDILHPEKGHEVAKELGIPYYETSVVAQFGIKDVFDNAIRAALISRRHLQFWKSHLKKVQRPLLQAPFLPPRPPRPIVSRPDPPAVDGVPNSLFCQPLCADVLFLLEGGTTQVFAHKVYLATSCSKFYDIFTLDLGMMGEGRSKFGVEREEQEAAEVDLGRVDNEEDEQNRSGAKEQAGRTKSLDIDKDEEDCFHEPKQHFLLQQASLRTSQSDNAIPARTQCSAGVLRGSRIVSGWGRGFVSVSLENVKDPVTGRSRVMTVVTMDELIQKGPFQAVLEYLYTGSLDESRGDLKQVATIAELLEVFDLRMMVANVLNNESFMNQEITKAFHVRRANRIKECLNKGTFADVVFRLDDGYLPAHKPLLISSCDWMAAMFRGSFMESYTNEVSIPNTSSACMRAVLEYLYCGQLTRSSNLQPMELIVLANRLCLPRLVALTEQHAVDELLQLVTKSEDIDGQVLTYLEMAQFHNAKQLSAWCLHHICTNYNSVCRKFPKDMKAMSPENETYFEKHRWPPVWYLKEEDRYLRSLKERDREEEIVRKQHIKRGWFFWRHSSSSAPHIS; this is translated from the exons ATGTGGGTCAATTCTGGAACAGTCGGAAG GGCTTTCTCCATGGATATTGACTCAGACTATGAGCGGCCTAATGTCGAGACGATAAAGTGCGTAGTGGTGGGGGACAACGCGGCCGGCAAGACACGGCTGATCTGTGCCCGGGCCTGTAACGCCACCCTCACACAATACCAGCTGCTCGCCACTCATGTGCCGACTGTCTGGGCCATTGACCAGTACCGCGTCTGCCAGGAG GTCCTGGAGAGGTCCCGGGATGTGGTGGATGAAGTCAGCGTCTCCTTGAGACTTTGGGACACTTTTGGGGATCATCACAAAGACCGCCGCTTCGCATACGGGAG GTCTGATGTGGTCGTGCTGTGTTTCTCTCTGGCCAACCCAAACTCTCTGCACCATGTCCGCACCATGTGGTTCCCTGAGATCAAACACTTTTGTCCTCGGACCCCCATCATCCTCGTAGGCTGCCAGCTGGACCTACGCTATGCTGATCTGGATGCTGTTAACCGTGCTAGACGACCCCTGGCCAA ACCCATAAAGCCTACAGACATCCTTCACCCGGAAAAGGGCCACGAGGTTGCCAAGGAACTGGGAATACCATACTACGAGACCAGCGTTGTGGCACAGTTTGGGATAAAAGATGTTTTCGACAATGCCATCCGTGCAGCTCTCATCTCGCGTCGCCACCTACAGTTCTGGAAATCCCACTTGAAAAAGGTGCAGCGTCCCCTCCTTCAGGCACCCTTCTTGcccccacgcccccctcgcCCAATCGTAAGCAGACCAGACCCGCCTGCTGTTGATGGAGTGCCCAACTCTCTCTTCTGTCAACCTCTGTGTGCTGATGTACTCTTTCTCCTGGAGGGTGGCACCACTCAGGTCTTTGCCCATAAGGTTTATCTGGCCACTTCTTGCTCTAAATTCTATGACATCTTCACTTTGGACCTTGGGATGATGGGGGAGGGCAGAAGTAAATTTGGCGTGGAGCGAGAGGAGCAGGAGGCGGCGGAGGTGGATCTGGGCAGGGTGGACAACGAGGAGGATGAGCAGAACCGGAGTGGCGCAAAAGAACAGGCAGGACGCACTAAGAGCCTGGACATTGACAAGGACGAGGAAGACTGTTTCCACGAGCCAAAGCAACACTTCCTGCTTCAGCAGGCTTCACTAAGAACTTCCCAGAGTGATAATGCAATCCCTGCTAGGACTCAGTGTTCTGCAGGGGTTTTGAGAGGCAGCCGTATAGTCTCGGGGTGGGGGCGTGGCTTTGTGAGTGTGTCCCTGGAGAATGTGAAGGACCCTGTCACTGGGCGATCTAGAGTCATGACTGTGGTTACTATGGATGAACTCATTCAAAAAGGACCCTTCCAG GCGGTGCTGGAGTATCTGTACACAGGAAGCCTGGATGAGAGCCGGGGGGACCTGAAGCAGGTGGCCACCATCGCTGAGCTTCTGGAGGTGTTTGACCTGCGCATGATGGTGGCAAATGTGCTGAACAATGAGAGCTTCATGAACCAGGAGATCACCAAAGCCTTCCATGTGCGGCGAGCTAACCGCATCAAAGAATGCCTGAACAAGGGCACTTTTGCCG ATGTGGTGTTTCGATTGGATGATGGATACCTGCCTGCCCACAAACCCCTGCTGATCTCCAGCTGTGATTGGATGGCAGCAATGTTCCGTGGGTCTTTCATGGAGAGTTATACTAATGAG GTATCCATCCCTAACACCAGcagtgcctgcatgcgtgctgTGCTGGAGTACCTGTACTGCGGCCAGCTGACACGCAGCTCCAACCTGCAGCCCATGGAACTCATTGTATTGGCCAACCGTCTCTGCCTGCCCCGCCTTGTAGCCCTAACAG AGCAGCATGCTGTGGATGAGCTGCTGCAGCTTGTGACGAAGAGCGAGGACATTGACGGGCAGGTGTTGACTTACCTGGAGATGGCTCAG tTCCACAATGCCAAACAACTGTCTGCATGGTGTTTGCATCACATCTGTACAAACTACAACAGTGTGTGCCGCAAGTTCCCCAAAGACATGAAAGCGATGTCCCCAG AGAATGAGACGTACTTCGAGAAGCACCGGTGGCCACCCGTCTGGTACTTGAAGGAAGAGGACAGGTACCTGCGTTCCCTGAAGGAGCGGGACCGGGAGGAGGAGATTGTGCGCAAACAGCACATCAAGCGTGGCTGGTTCTTTTGGAGACACTCATCCTCTTCTGCTCCCCACATCTCCTAA
- the LOC111847069 gene encoding rho-related BTB domain-containing protein 2-like isoform X2, with product MDIDSDYERPNVETIKCVVVGDNAAGKTRLICARACNATLTQYQLLATHVPTVWAIDQYRVCQEVLERSRDVVDEVSVSLRLWDTFGDHHKDRRFAYGRSDVVVLCFSLANPNSLHHVRTMWFPEIKHFCPRTPIILVGCQLDLRYADLDAVNRARRPLAKPIKPTDILHPEKGHEVAKELGIPYYETSVVAQFGIKDVFDNAIRAALISRRHLQFWKSHLKKVQRPLLQAPFLPPRPPRPIVSRPDPPAVDGVPNSLFCQPLCADVLFLLEGGTTQVFAHKVYLATSCSKFYDIFTLDLGMMGEGRSKFGVEREEQEAAEVDLGRVDNEEDEQNRSGAKEQAGRTKSLDIDKDEEDCFHEPKQHFLLQQASLRTSQSDNAIPARTQCSAGVLRGSRIVSGWGRGFVSVSLENVKDPVTGRSRVMTVVTMDELIQKGPFQAVLEYLYTGSLDESRGDLKQVATIAELLEVFDLRMMVANVLNNESFMNQEITKAFHVRRANRIKECLNKGTFADVVFRLDDGYLPAHKPLLISSCDWMAAMFRGSFMESYTNEVSIPNTSSACMRAVLEYLYCGQLTRSSNLQPMELIVLANRLCLPRLVALTEQHAVDELLQLVTKSEDIDGQVLTYLEMAQFHNAKQLSAWCLHHICTNYNSVCRKFPKDMKAMSPENETYFEKHRWPPVWYLKEEDRYLRSLKERDREEEIVRKQHIKRGWFFWRHSSSSAPHIS from the exons ATGGATATTGACTCAGACTATGAGCGGCCTAATGTCGAGACGATAAAGTGCGTAGTGGTGGGGGACAACGCGGCCGGCAAGACACGGCTGATCTGTGCCCGGGCCTGTAACGCCACCCTCACACAATACCAGCTGCTCGCCACTCATGTGCCGACTGTCTGGGCCATTGACCAGTACCGCGTCTGCCAGGAG GTCCTGGAGAGGTCCCGGGATGTGGTGGATGAAGTCAGCGTCTCCTTGAGACTTTGGGACACTTTTGGGGATCATCACAAAGACCGCCGCTTCGCATACGGGAG GTCTGATGTGGTCGTGCTGTGTTTCTCTCTGGCCAACCCAAACTCTCTGCACCATGTCCGCACCATGTGGTTCCCTGAGATCAAACACTTTTGTCCTCGGACCCCCATCATCCTCGTAGGCTGCCAGCTGGACCTACGCTATGCTGATCTGGATGCTGTTAACCGTGCTAGACGACCCCTGGCCAA ACCCATAAAGCCTACAGACATCCTTCACCCGGAAAAGGGCCACGAGGTTGCCAAGGAACTGGGAATACCATACTACGAGACCAGCGTTGTGGCACAGTTTGGGATAAAAGATGTTTTCGACAATGCCATCCGTGCAGCTCTCATCTCGCGTCGCCACCTACAGTTCTGGAAATCCCACTTGAAAAAGGTGCAGCGTCCCCTCCTTCAGGCACCCTTCTTGcccccacgcccccctcgcCCAATCGTAAGCAGACCAGACCCGCCTGCTGTTGATGGAGTGCCCAACTCTCTCTTCTGTCAACCTCTGTGTGCTGATGTACTCTTTCTCCTGGAGGGTGGCACCACTCAGGTCTTTGCCCATAAGGTTTATCTGGCCACTTCTTGCTCTAAATTCTATGACATCTTCACTTTGGACCTTGGGATGATGGGGGAGGGCAGAAGTAAATTTGGCGTGGAGCGAGAGGAGCAGGAGGCGGCGGAGGTGGATCTGGGCAGGGTGGACAACGAGGAGGATGAGCAGAACCGGAGTGGCGCAAAAGAACAGGCAGGACGCACTAAGAGCCTGGACATTGACAAGGACGAGGAAGACTGTTTCCACGAGCCAAAGCAACACTTCCTGCTTCAGCAGGCTTCACTAAGAACTTCCCAGAGTGATAATGCAATCCCTGCTAGGACTCAGTGTTCTGCAGGGGTTTTGAGAGGCAGCCGTATAGTCTCGGGGTGGGGGCGTGGCTTTGTGAGTGTGTCCCTGGAGAATGTGAAGGACCCTGTCACTGGGCGATCTAGAGTCATGACTGTGGTTACTATGGATGAACTCATTCAAAAAGGACCCTTCCAG GCGGTGCTGGAGTATCTGTACACAGGAAGCCTGGATGAGAGCCGGGGGGACCTGAAGCAGGTGGCCACCATCGCTGAGCTTCTGGAGGTGTTTGACCTGCGCATGATGGTGGCAAATGTGCTGAACAATGAGAGCTTCATGAACCAGGAGATCACCAAAGCCTTCCATGTGCGGCGAGCTAACCGCATCAAAGAATGCCTGAACAAGGGCACTTTTGCCG ATGTGGTGTTTCGATTGGATGATGGATACCTGCCTGCCCACAAACCCCTGCTGATCTCCAGCTGTGATTGGATGGCAGCAATGTTCCGTGGGTCTTTCATGGAGAGTTATACTAATGAG GTATCCATCCCTAACACCAGcagtgcctgcatgcgtgctgTGCTGGAGTACCTGTACTGCGGCCAGCTGACACGCAGCTCCAACCTGCAGCCCATGGAACTCATTGTATTGGCCAACCGTCTCTGCCTGCCCCGCCTTGTAGCCCTAACAG AGCAGCATGCTGTGGATGAGCTGCTGCAGCTTGTGACGAAGAGCGAGGACATTGACGGGCAGGTGTTGACTTACCTGGAGATGGCTCAG tTCCACAATGCCAAACAACTGTCTGCATGGTGTTTGCATCACATCTGTACAAACTACAACAGTGTGTGCCGCAAGTTCCCCAAAGACATGAAAGCGATGTCCCCAG AGAATGAGACGTACTTCGAGAAGCACCGGTGGCCACCCGTCTGGTACTTGAAGGAAGAGGACAGGTACCTGCGTTCCCTGAAGGAGCGGGACCGGGAGGAGGAGATTGTGCGCAAACAGCACATCAAGCGTGGCTGGTTCTTTTGGAGACACTCATCCTCTTCTGCTCCCCACATCTCCTAA